A part of Microbacterium atlanticum genomic DNA contains:
- a CDS encoding Gfo/Idh/MocA family protein: protein MRARIGLVGFGVGGRLFHAPYIEASAECELAGIVARSPERVRLAATHCPGVPVYGSLGELIDAGVDAVTITTPPQTRRELVLEAVERGVAVVADKPFALSADDALTLISAAHAAGVLLNVFHNRRFDADIVTARGVLDSGALGAIQRLDLRCDQDDPDALDDSPDGGLLRDLGSHVVDQALSLLGPARAVSASLDWADTPAGPVDTGYVLHIHHRSGAHSHLSSTKRSRLSSRELRLIGRNGSYISDYSDVQYDAIVRGERPGAQRSWGVEDESRWGRIRLLDGTDLAVPSARGDYTTFYDRFARAWATGDAGPVPAEQGLAVLEVIDAAFQSSREGATVDVIPSETN from the coding sequence ATGCGGGCGAGAATCGGGCTGGTCGGGTTCGGCGTGGGAGGGAGGCTGTTCCATGCCCCGTACATCGAAGCCTCCGCGGAATGCGAGCTGGCGGGCATCGTGGCCCGCTCCCCCGAGCGCGTGAGGCTCGCCGCGACGCACTGCCCCGGAGTGCCGGTCTACGGCTCGCTGGGTGAGCTGATCGACGCCGGAGTCGACGCGGTCACCATCACCACGCCGCCGCAGACCCGTCGCGAGCTCGTACTGGAGGCGGTCGAGCGCGGCGTCGCCGTCGTCGCGGACAAGCCGTTCGCCCTCTCCGCCGACGACGCGCTCACACTGATCTCCGCCGCACACGCCGCCGGCGTCCTGCTCAACGTCTTTCACAACCGCCGCTTCGACGCGGACATCGTCACCGCGCGCGGAGTGCTCGACTCGGGTGCACTCGGCGCGATCCAGCGGCTGGACCTGCGCTGCGACCAAGACGACCCCGACGCGCTCGATGACTCCCCCGACGGCGGACTTCTGCGCGATCTCGGCAGTCACGTCGTCGACCAGGCATTGAGCCTGCTCGGCCCCGCCCGCGCGGTCAGCGCCTCGCTCGACTGGGCGGACACTCCAGCCGGCCCGGTCGACACCGGGTACGTCCTGCACATCCATCACCGATCCGGAGCGCACTCTCATCTGTCGTCCACCAAACGCAGCCGCCTCTCGTCGCGCGAGTTGCGACTGATCGGAAGGAACGGCTCGTACATCTCGGATTACTCCGATGTGCAGTACGACGCAATCGTCCGCGGCGAACGCCCCGGCGCACAGCGTTCGTGGGGCGTCGAGGACGAATCGCGCTGGGGACGGATCCGCCTGCTCGACGGCACCGATCTGGCCGTGCCGTCCGCGCGCGGCGACTACACGACCTTCTACGATCGCTTCGCGCGAGCGTGGGCCACCGGCGATGCCGGTCCGGTTCCCGCCGAGCAGGGCCTCGCGGTACTGGAGGTCATCGACGCCGCGTTCCAGTCCTCCCGGGAGGGGGCAACCGTCGATGTCATCCCCAGTGAAACCAATTGA